DNA sequence from the Eubacterium sp. 1001713B170207_170306_E7 genome:
TGCCGAAAGCAGGAGCCTAAGTTTTATTTTATTCTGGAAAAAAAGATCGGTGCAGATTTGCACCGGTCTTTTTTGCTTCATAAATTCTTAATAAAATGAGCACTTTCTTTGTAAGAATGTTATGGTATGATAATACCATCAGATCGATACTGAAGGACAGAAGGAGTAAGAAATGAACATATTAATATGTGATGACGAACGGGAAATCGTCGACGCTTTGGAGCTTTACCTGAAAAATGAAGGATATGATATTTTTAAGGCCTACTCTGGAAAAGAAGCGCTGGACATTGTCTGTGAAAATACCATCCATCTGATATTGATGGACATCATGATGCCTGAAATGGACGGGATTCATGCAACCCTGAAAATCCGTGAGACCGCGAACATTCCGATTATTTTCCTGTCGGCAAAGGCAGAGGACAATGACAAAATCATGGGCCTGACAGTGGGCGGTGATGATTATATCACCAAGCCCTTTAATCCCCTGGAGGTTATCGCCCGGGTAAAATCCCAGCTTCGGCGTTACACGACCCTTGGGAGCTATGTAAAACGGACTGACGTGTACAAGACCGGCGGTCTGGAGTTGGACGACGCATACAAAAAAGTGACCGTTGACGGGGAAGAGGTTAAGCTGACCCCGGTGGAATATAAGATTTTGAAGTTTTTAATGCGGGAAATGGGAAAGGTTTTTTCCATCGAGCAGATTTATGAAAATGTCTGGGAGGAGCCTTCGTACAATGCGGATAACACCGTTGCCGTCCACGTGCGGCGCATCCGCGAAAAGATTGAAATCAATCCGAAGGAGCCCAAATACTTAAAGGTGGTGTGGGGAATTGGATACAAAGTCGAAAAATACCCTCCGCAATAGCGGAGTAATTGTAATAAAGAGTGAGCACCTGCTCCGCAACAGCGGAGTCAAGCTCATTGCATTTATACTGGCAGTGCTGCTTTTGAGCACTGGGATCTTCGTGCTGGAGCAGACCGCCACCACAAAGATGGAGGGCTTCGGTATTTCCGAAACCTGGGACGAGCAGGATTATCTGAAGAGCAGCTCGCTTCGCTCAGAGGTCTACAGTGTTTACCATGACCTGTTTGCTTTGGCAGACACGTACCGCTCCGAGGAGTATATCCGCAGCGGAGCCTTTCTCGATGATAATGCCTTTCTCGAAGAATATAAGCTCTCTCTGCTCGCGCAGGACAGAGATCGTTTTGGACTGTGGGAGGCGGAGCTCGGCAGTACGGATACCGATTATTACGGCGAGCGTTCTGATAACAATGTGTCAAAAACCGTCATTGATGTCATCAATTCAGATGCCTTCATGGAAAGACACGGCAGCGAGATCGAAAAGTATAAAGCGGAGCAGATACAAAAGCAGCTCCAGAGCTACGCCGAGACGCTTAACAGTCTGGAAAGCGCACAGAAAAGCTTTGGTCTTAAGTGGTATATTGAGCGGGACGGGCAGAAAAGAACCAGCGGCGAAGGCGTGACGCCAGAGTCCCTGATACAGTCTAAGGTCTATCTCGAAAATGACAAGGGAAAGATCAACGCCTCCCAGGAAATGAGTCAATATAATTATGGTGAAAACGGGAATACCGATAACCGCATTGTCCTGGCCTTTGATGACCGGAAGGTCAGTGAGGTGGCTGAAATTTACAGTCAGGACCGGGCGGATGCCGTACTGGCGGTCCAGGTTTTCTTTGTCTGTGGATTATTATCCCTGATCTGTCTGGTGGTGGCCTGTATTGGCGCCGGACGCCGCGAAACAGACAACGACATTCATCTTCTGGCCATTGACCGCGTGTATTGGGACCTGCATTTGATTGTCCTTGCATGGTGTGAGGGAATGCTCATTGCGGCAGGGATGGCCTGCATTATGTACCGACTTCCGGCCTACATGTCCGCGATCCTGCTGATCATTGCGGTGGCCCTTGCCTATAACTATGTGCTGAGCATTGTGCGTGTGATCAAGGCACACCGCTTTATGAACCGGTTTGGAACGGCTGTGCTATGCAAAAAATGCTGGCACCTGATCAAGCGTTTTTGCTGCAATATCCGGGATTTTTACCGGAGCGTGATCAAGGGCCGTTCACTGGTGTTGCTGCTGTGCGCAGCTATTATCATCTGTGCGATCGTGGGGATGCTCATCGTTGCGCTGCCGCCAATCGGCATCATTCTTCTGGGCGTGGCGCTGTGGTTTGGCGCAAAACGGGCAAAATCACTGGATCAGACCATCAAGGGTGTAGAGCGCATCTATGAAGGCGATACGGACTATAAGATTGAGGTTGAAGGGCATGGACCGGTAGAGGAAATGGCAAAAAATATCAATAATAT
Encoded proteins:
- a CDS encoding response regulator transcription factor, whose product is MNILICDDEREIVDALELYLKNEGYDIFKAYSGKEALDIVCENTIHLILMDIMMPEMDGIHATLKIRETANIPIIFLSAKAEDNDKIMGLTVGGDDYITKPFNPLEVIARVKSQLRRYTTLGSYVKRTDVYKTGGLELDDAYKKVTVDGEEVKLTPVEYKILKFLMREMGKVFSIEQIYENVWEEPSYNADNTVAVHVRRIREKIEINPKEPKYLKVVWGIGYKVEKYPPQ
- a CDS encoding HAMP domain-containing sensor histidine kinase, yielding MDTKSKNTLRNSGVIVIKSEHLLRNSGVKLIAFILAVLLLSTGIFVLEQTATTKMEGFGISETWDEQDYLKSSSLRSEVYSVYHDLFALADTYRSEEYIRSGAFLDDNAFLEEYKLSLLAQDRDRFGLWEAELGSTDTDYYGERSDNNVSKTVIDVINSDAFMERHGSEIEKYKAEQIQKQLQSYAETLNSLESAQKSFGLKWYIERDGQKRTSGEGVTPESLIQSKVYLENDKGKINASQEMSQYNYGENGNTDNRIVLAFDDRKVSEVAEIYSQDRADAVLAVQVFFVCGLLSLICLVVACIGAGRRETDNDIHLLAIDRVYWDLHLIVLAWCEGMLIAAGMACIMYRLPAYMSAILLIIAVALAYNYVLSIVRVIKAHRFMNRFGTAVLCKKCWHLIKRFCCNIRDFYRSVIKGRSLVLLLCAAIIICAIVGMLIVALPPIGIILLGVALWFGAKRAKSLDQTIKGVERIYEGDTDYKIEVEGHGPVEEMAKNINNINEGLSTAVRDAVEKELKSERLKTELITNVSHDIRTPLTSIITYIDLLKKEDIDEESRERYIAVLEQKAARLKALTDDLFEAAKASTGNIEVHWDAVNMEALVNQGMGELEDKIEESGLQFIVTRPQEKVLVHADGRLLWRIIENLLSNVLKYALPGSRVYMTVDRDMFTGKGVFVIKNISADPLNIPAEELLERFKRGDDTRHSEGSGLGLAIARDLTELQNGQFDLTIDGDLFKATVYLELVPDEAPEDAVAEDEASGPDAEE